In the Euphorbia lathyris chromosome 5, ddEupLath1.1, whole genome shotgun sequence genome, one interval contains:
- the LOC136231065 gene encoding uncharacterized protein isoform X3 — protein sequence MKSWFVGVLSWYQGSIKLDGEELLSMIAYLYKSNLQSLNIIYELSTLKQYEEFLYCLGRLLLWETRVLKGSKMQVSKQQFFKRIYTRLFAVAYMIDEFVGS from the exons ATGAAATCCTGGTTTGTTGGAGTCTTATCTTGGTATCAAGGAAGCATAAAGCTCGATGgagaagaa CTCCTTTCTATGATTGCT TATTTGTATAAAAGTAATCTTCAATCTTTAAACATCATATATGAGCTCTCAACTTTGAAGCAATATGAG GAGTTCTTGTACTGTCTGGGCAGATTGCTTCTGTGGGAGACACGTGTGCTGAAGGGTAGTAAG ATGCAGGTCTCTAAACAACAATTTTTTAAGCGGATATATACCAGATTATTTGCAGTCGCTTACATGATTGATGAATTTGTAGGTTCTTAA
- the LOC136231065 gene encoding uncharacterized protein isoform X2 — protein MKSWFVGVLSWYQGSIKLDGEELVKICSSSSMMEVSKLRHLAWLFTKVLFLQLLSMIAYLYKSNLQSLNIIYELSTLKQYEEFLYCLGRLLLWETRVLKGSKMQVSKQQFFKRIYTRLFAVAYMIDEFVGS, from the exons ATGAAATCCTGGTTTGTTGGAGTCTTATCTTGGTATCAAGGAAGCATAAAGCTCGATGgagaagaa TTGGTTAAGATCTGTTCTTCAAGCTCAATGATGGAAG tctCAAAACTCCGACATTTAGCTTGGCTATTTACCAAGGTTTTGTTTTTGCAGCTCCTTTCTATGATTGCT TATTTGTATAAAAGTAATCTTCAATCTTTAAACATCATATATGAGCTCTCAACTTTGAAGCAATATGAG GAGTTCTTGTACTGTCTGGGCAGATTGCTTCTGTGGGAGACACGTGTGCTGAAGGGTAGTAAG ATGCAGGTCTCTAAACAACAATTTTTTAAGCGGATATATACCAGATTATTTGCAGTCGCTTACATGATTGATGAATTTGTAGGTTCTTAA
- the LOC136231065 gene encoding uncharacterized protein isoform X1, giving the protein MKKFNHLVLSEKNFREKYIDQFIDEILVCWSLILVSRKHKARWRRISKLRHLAWLFTKVLFLQLLSMIAYLYKSNLQSLNIIYELSTLKQYEEFLYCLGRLLLWETRVLKGSKMQVSKQQFFKRIYTRLFAVAYMIDEFVGS; this is encoded by the exons ATGAAGAAGTTTAATCACTTAGTGTTAAGTGAGAAGAATTTCAGGGAGAAATATATTGATCAATTCATAGATGAAATCCTGGTTTGTTGGAGTCTTATCTTGGTATCAAGGAAGCATAAAGCTCGATGgagaagaa tctCAAAACTCCGACATTTAGCTTGGCTATTTACCAAGGTTTTGTTTTTGCAGCTCCTTTCTATGATTGCT TATTTGTATAAAAGTAATCTTCAATCTTTAAACATCATATATGAGCTCTCAACTTTGAAGCAATATGAG GAGTTCTTGTACTGTCTGGGCAGATTGCTTCTGTGGGAGACACGTGTGCTGAAGGGTAGTAAG ATGCAGGTCTCTAAACAACAATTTTTTAAGCGGATATATACCAGATTATTTGCAGTCGCTTACATGATTGATGAATTTGTAGGTTCTTAA